In Prosthecodimorpha staleyi, the following are encoded in one genomic region:
- a CDS encoding EamA family transporter, translating to MMAYLWILFTIVASGGQTLRNALQRDLIAEVGTVGATHVRFLYGLPFGCLFLLIISTVSGTALPVPTGGFWLWTLGGALAQILATGLMLQAMKSKSFLVTIAYTKTEPVQVAIFGILFLSEVPSPMLAGAIVVATAGVMIMSWPKASADGAARDWTPAILGTVSGGLFGLAAVCFKGGIQSLGLPNFLVAASATLAAGLGLQTLILTGYLIATDRAALIKLFRAWRPSVLAGFLGAFASQCWFAAFALEPVAHVRTLGLVEILFSLAVSHRLMSQITSPREGFGIALLVVGVLVVLNA from the coding sequence ATGATGGCGTATCTCTGGATTCTATTCACGATCGTCGCCTCGGGCGGCCAGACGTTGCGCAATGCCTTGCAGCGCGATCTGATCGCTGAAGTCGGCACGGTCGGGGCAACCCATGTGCGCTTCCTCTACGGGCTTCCGTTCGGCTGTCTGTTCCTGCTGATCATCTCGACCGTGAGCGGAACCGCATTGCCGGTGCCGACCGGTGGATTCTGGCTCTGGACGCTCGGCGGCGCATTGGCCCAGATCCTGGCGACCGGGCTGATGCTTCAGGCGATGAAGTCGAAATCCTTCCTGGTCACGATCGCCTACACCAAGACGGAACCGGTCCAGGTCGCCATTTTCGGGATCCTGTTCCTGTCGGAAGTGCCGAGCCCGATGCTCGCCGGCGCCATCGTGGTGGCGACCGCCGGCGTGATGATTATGAGCTGGCCCAAGGCGTCGGCCGACGGGGCGGCGCGCGACTGGACGCCCGCGATTCTCGGCACGGTCTCGGGCGGATTGTTCGGCCTGGCCGCGGTTTGTTTCAAAGGCGGGATCCAATCGCTCGGTCTGCCGAACTTTCTGGTCGCCGCCTCGGCCACGCTGGCCGCGGGGCTCGGCCTGCAGACCCTGATCCTGACCGGCTATCTGATCGCCACCGATCGCGCCGCGCTGATCAAGCTGTTCCGCGCCTGGCGGCCCTCGGTCCTGGCCGGCTTCCTCGGCGCCTTCGCGTCGCAATGCTGGTTTGCGGCCTTCGCGCTCGAACCGGTCGCCCATGTGCGCACGCTCGGTCTGGTCGAGATCCTGTTCTCGCTCGCCGTCTCGCACCGGCTGATGAGCCAGATCACCAGCCCGCGCGAAGGCTTCGGCATTGCCCTCCTGGTCGTCGGCGTGCTGGTGGTGCTCAACGCCTGA
- a CDS encoding putative colanic acid biosynthesis acetyltransferase — protein sequence MVMPLDASRSRPLEGGPSFPLRHRLRRLIWGLVWGCCGIWTPSPCHAWRRLLLRLFGARLAATAKVYPGVRVWDPKNLTMESFSCLGRDVNCYAMAPVTIRSYGVVSQGAHLCAGTHDVDDANFQLQVRPIVIGERAWIAAEAFVGPGVMVGDGAVLGARAVLMKDLAAWSVAVGNPARVIRQRRRIG from the coding sequence ATGGTGATGCCCCTGGATGCCTCGCGCAGCCGCCCCCTCGAGGGCGGACCGAGCTTTCCGCTTCGCCATCGTCTCCGGCGGCTGATCTGGGGGCTGGTTTGGGGGTGTTGCGGGATCTGGACCCCGAGCCCCTGTCACGCCTGGCGCCGGCTGCTGCTGCGCCTGTTCGGCGCGCGGCTGGCGGCGACCGCGAAGGTCTATCCCGGTGTCCGGGTCTGGGATCCGAAGAATCTGACGATGGAGAGTTTCAGCTGCCTCGGCCGGGATGTGAACTGCTACGCGATGGCCCCCGTCACCATCCGCAGCTACGGCGTGGTCTCCCAGGGCGCGCATCTGTGTGCCGGCACCCATGACGTGGACGATGCGAACTTCCAGCTCCAGGTCCGGCCGATCGTGATCGGCGAGAGGGCCTGGATCGCCGCGGAGGCGTTCGTCGGTCCCGGCGTGATGGTCGGGGACGGGGCGGTGCTCGGCGCGCGCGCGGTCCTGATGAAGGACCTCGCCGCCTGGTCGGTCGCCGTCGGCAATCCGGCCCGCGTCATTCGCCAGCGCCGTCGCATCGGGTAG
- a CDS encoding glycosyltransferase family 2 protein: MPARITIVFLTFNSSRTIATTVSAARRLSDDIHCVDSFSSDATLDIVRALGCRVLQHEFIDYGSQRNWAIENIPSPGGWQLHLDSDEELTPALIDEIMAIDLETVAFDGFMLRRQTAFMGKVLRWGGVATTWHYRLFRTGFGRCENRRYDQHFVPSGRTGFLKGRMIDHNIETITEWTARHNRWATMEAEEIAAERRSAADQLRPAAFGLPSQRKRYMKMKYYALPLFWRAGFYFVYRFLFHLAFLDGIPGVIYCVLQSFWFRFLVDVKIYEIEKPPPLPSPARPSLGPHGAAPIGAPIETNGLT; this comes from the coding sequence ATGCCAGCCCGCATCACCATCGTGTTCCTCACCTTCAATTCGAGCCGGACGATCGCCACCACGGTGAGCGCCGCCAGACGGCTCAGCGACGACATCCATTGCGTCGACTCGTTCAGTTCCGATGCCACCCTGGACATCGTTCGGGCTCTGGGCTGCCGGGTCCTTCAGCATGAGTTCATCGACTACGGGTCCCAGCGGAACTGGGCGATCGAGAACATTCCGTCCCCGGGCGGATGGCAGCTTCATCTCGATTCCGATGAAGAGCTGACCCCCGCACTGATCGACGAGATCATGGCCATCGATCTGGAGACGGTGGCCTTCGACGGCTTCATGCTGCGGCGGCAGACCGCCTTCATGGGCAAGGTGTTGCGGTGGGGCGGCGTCGCGACCACGTGGCACTATCGGCTGTTCCGGACCGGCTTCGGGCGGTGCGAAAACCGGCGCTACGATCAGCATTTCGTGCCTTCGGGCCGGACCGGCTTTCTCAAGGGACGGATGATCGATCACAATATCGAGACGATCACCGAGTGGACCGCGCGCCACAACCGCTGGGCCACAATGGAGGCGGAAGAAATCGCGGCCGAGCGGCGTTCGGCTGCCGATCAGCTGCGGCCCGCAGCCTTTGGCCTGCCCAGCCAACGCAAGCGCTACATGAAGATGAAATACTATGCGCTGCCGCTGTTCTGGCGGGCGGGATTCTATTTCGTCTATCGATTCTTGTTTCATCTTGCTTTTCTGGATGGGATCCCCGGCGTCATATATTGCGTATTGCAAAGCTTCTGGTTCCGCTTCCTGGTCGACGTGAAGATCTACGAGATCGAGAAGCCGCCTCCGCTGCCGTCGCCCGCCCGCCCGTCTCTCGGTCCCCATGGTGCCGCCCCGATCGGCGCGCCGATCGAGACGAACGGCCTGACCTGA
- a CDS encoding glycosyltransferase → MRRLRIIKSVNPADGGPIEAIRQQAPFHAAAGVEEHVVSLDAPDAPWVAGFPIPLTACGDAEGVAPGWARKLPWRRYGYRPAFVSWLKRHVRDYDVVVVHGLWNYSTLGARLALVESGVPFLVFTHGMLDPWFSRTYPAKSLLKQVFWWFNEGVLLNTASRVLFTSEEEKVCARGVFRPYAVRERVVGYGAADPPDDRDQQTAAFRDRVPGLTRPYLLYLSRIHPKKGCDLLIEAFAAGCAEHDLDLVMAGPAEEETRRALQARAQALGISSRVHWPGMLRDAAKWGAYRNATAFVLPSHQENFGIVVAEAMACGRPVLITDKVNIWREVVASGGGLAETDDLAGITRLLARFLALSPDARAEMGRSARAGFLAAFEIGNAVRTLNDVCREVVSEHAARRTRAMNGAVSLPPGG, encoded by the coding sequence ATGAGGCGGCTCAGGATCATCAAGAGCGTCAATCCGGCCGACGGAGGCCCGATCGAGGCGATCCGGCAGCAGGCTCCGTTCCATGCGGCCGCCGGTGTCGAGGAGCATGTCGTGTCGCTGGATGCGCCGGATGCGCCCTGGGTGGCGGGATTTCCGATCCCGTTGACGGCCTGCGGGGATGCCGAGGGCGTCGCGCCGGGCTGGGCGCGCAAGCTGCCTTGGCGCCGATACGGCTATCGTCCCGCCTTCGTCTCCTGGCTGAAGCGTCACGTGCGCGACTACGATGTCGTCGTCGTTCACGGCCTGTGGAACTATTCGACCCTGGGCGCGCGGCTGGCCCTGGTTGAATCCGGCGTTCCCTTTCTGGTCTTCACCCACGGCATGCTGGATCCGTGGTTCAGCCGGACCTATCCGGCTAAGTCTCTGTTGAAACAGGTCTTCTGGTGGTTCAACGAGGGCGTTCTACTCAACACCGCGAGCCGGGTCCTCTTTACGTCGGAGGAGGAGAAGGTCTGCGCGCGTGGGGTCTTCCGCCCCTACGCGGTGCGGGAACGGGTCGTCGGCTACGGCGCAGCGGATCCGCCGGACGATCGCGATCAGCAGACGGCCGCGTTTCGGGATCGCGTTCCCGGGCTGACGCGGCCCTATCTCCTCTATCTCAGCCGCATTCATCCCAAGAAGGGATGCGATCTCCTCATCGAGGCCTTCGCGGCCGGATGCGCCGAACACGATCTCGACCTCGTGATGGCCGGCCCGGCGGAGGAAGAGACGCGACGGGCGCTGCAGGCGCGTGCGCAGGCGCTCGGCATTTCTTCGCGCGTGCATTGGCCCGGAATGCTTCGCGACGCCGCCAAATGGGGAGCCTACCGGAATGCGACCGCCTTCGTGCTGCCCTCGCACCAGGAGAATTTCGGCATCGTGGTGGCCGAAGCCATGGCCTGCGGCCGACCGGTCCTGATCACCGACAAGGTCAATATCTGGCGCGAAGTCGTCGCGAGCGGAGGGGGCCTGGCCGAGACCGATGACCTGGCCGGCATCACGCGGTTGCTGGCCCGGTTTCTGGCGCTCTCGCCGGATGCGCGTGCGGAGATGGGGCGCTCGGCCCGTGCCGGCTTTCTGGCCGCGTTCGAGATCGGAAACGCCGTCCGCACCCTCAACGATGTCTGCCGCGAAGTCGTCTCCGAGCATGCCGCCCGTAGGACACGGGCCATGAACGGTGCGGTGAGCCTGCCGCCCGGCGGCTGA
- a CDS encoding acyltransferase family protein: MRSSNEPMMCREQINALTSVRFFAALLVLNFHFGAGFLVRIGAPEPVVNLFHNGYLGVSLFFVLSGYILSYAHRRSRLTLRDLGGYGLARFARIYPVYALALLLALPVLKVPLSAIDGTYVLLMIQAWAPPESARGFTWIMQAWTLSVEAFFYLLFPLLMVAFREITPRANLIVSVSCALAIVALGLPNVSPGVMTIPFVGSHTAVWLPVFRLPEFVLGMALYRLGCDYPKMPLWLGRSLPQLLIVASALVFLSLATNVHEKAVVTLLAGLLILSLTSREGVVSQVFASRSLVLLGGASYAMYILQGPVREICRSIIPAPWDQFVSPVATIAGSVVVFIVYEQPIRRLILRRAAGRPSAPETASGPASPQADMRAQR; this comes from the coding sequence ATGAGATCCAGCAATGAACCCATGATGTGCCGCGAACAAATCAACGCCCTGACGAGCGTTCGATTCTTCGCCGCCCTGCTGGTGTTGAATTTTCATTTCGGCGCCGGATTTCTTGTGCGTATCGGCGCGCCGGAGCCGGTCGTGAACCTGTTCCACAATGGATACCTCGGCGTCAGCCTGTTCTTCGTTCTGTCCGGCTATATCCTGAGCTACGCGCATCGACGGAGCCGGCTGACGCTTCGCGACCTCGGCGGCTATGGCCTCGCACGATTTGCGCGGATCTATCCCGTCTACGCACTGGCGCTTCTGCTCGCGCTGCCGGTTCTGAAAGTGCCGCTTTCCGCGATCGACGGCACCTATGTCCTGCTCATGATCCAGGCCTGGGCACCGCCGGAAAGCGCGCGCGGCTTCACATGGATCATGCAGGCCTGGACGTTGTCGGTTGAGGCGTTCTTCTATCTTCTGTTCCCGTTGCTGATGGTCGCATTCCGGGAAATCACGCCGCGGGCGAACCTGATCGTGTCGGTTTCGTGCGCGCTGGCAATCGTGGCGCTCGGCCTGCCGAACGTGTCCCCCGGCGTCATGACGATCCCGTTTGTCGGCAGCCACACGGCCGTCTGGCTGCCTGTGTTTCGACTGCCCGAATTCGTGTTGGGCATGGCGCTCTATCGGCTGGGTTGCGACTATCCGAAGATGCCGCTGTGGCTCGGTCGTTCCTTGCCCCAGCTGCTCATCGTCGCCTCCGCGCTGGTCTTCCTGTCGCTGGCCACGAACGTCCACGAGAAAGCCGTCGTCACCCTTCTGGCCGGCCTTCTGATCCTGAGCCTGACCAGCCGCGAGGGCGTCGTTTCGCAGGTGTTTGCCAGTCGAAGTCTCGTCCTGCTGGGCGGCGCCAGTTACGCGATGTATATCCTGCAAGGACCCGTTCGCGAAATCTGTCGCTCGATCATCCCGGCCCCCTGGGATCAGTTCGTCAGTCCTGTCGCGACCATCGCCGGATCGGTCGTCGTCTTCATCGTCTACGAGCAGCCCATCCGGCGCCTCATCCTGAGACGCGCTGCGGGACGGCCGTCGGCCCCGGAAACGGCATCCGGGCCAGCGTCGCCGCAGGCCGACATGCGGGCGCAACGATGA
- a CDS encoding glycosyltransferase, with translation MAHADIAPERQRLGWALDADSRALFTVAPTPELVAALVVDAPPDTVHVFSGIRHNPTNELALRLVLAGGLRFAIMSEPRASEGLAGLARLAQSLLTEGAIRRQVAFVLAIGRNGPPWFRRAAYRSDRIFPFGYFVQAPAPLSGRAFDGCLRVAFLGRLTRAKGIHLFLEAVSRLEGALPMSVTVAGSGPEAAAVQRAEAEARVPFRFLGAVPMAEIPGILADQDVLVVPSTTTDDGWGVVVGEALMAGAAVVATGQVGASSCLGRPGNGSLVPAPTAAALARALADLAASSERLDAASRAARTQWALAHLTGAAGARQMLAILDHVFAGAAAPPAFPPTT, from the coding sequence GTGGCGCACGCGGATATCGCGCCGGAACGGCAAAGGCTCGGCTGGGCTTTGGATGCGGACAGCCGGGCCCTGTTCACGGTCGCACCGACACCCGAACTGGTGGCGGCTCTGGTCGTGGACGCCCCGCCGGATACCGTGCATGTCTTTTCCGGCATCCGGCACAATCCGACCAACGAATTGGCGCTGCGCCTGGTTCTGGCCGGCGGGCTTCGCTTCGCGATCATGTCAGAGCCGCGCGCCTCCGAAGGGTTGGCCGGCCTGGCTCGGCTGGCCCAGTCCCTTCTGACCGAGGGGGCCATCCGTCGACAGGTGGCCTTCGTCCTGGCGATCGGGCGCAATGGACCGCCGTGGTTCCGCCGTGCGGCCTATCGGTCCGACCGGATCTTCCCCTTCGGCTACTTCGTCCAGGCGCCGGCCCCGTTGTCGGGCCGCGCCTTCGACGGCTGCCTGCGCGTCGCCTTTCTCGGCCGGCTGACCCGCGCCAAGGGGATCCACCTTTTCCTTGAGGCCGTTTCGCGTCTCGAAGGCGCCTTGCCGATGTCCGTGACGGTCGCCGGCTCCGGCCCGGAGGCGGCAGCGGTTCAGCGCGCCGAAGCCGAGGCGCGAGTCCCGTTCCGGTTTCTTGGTGCCGTCCCGATGGCCGAGATTCCGGGCATTCTCGCCGACCAGGATGTCCTGGTCGTCCCATCGACAACCACCGACGACGGGTGGGGGGTGGTCGTCGGCGAGGCGCTGATGGCCGGTGCGGCGGTGGTGGCGACCGGCCAGGTCGGCGCGTCGTCCTGCCTTGGTCGTCCGGGCAACGGGAGTCTCGTGCCCGCGCCGACCGCGGCGGCCCTCGCGCGGGCGCTTGCCGACCTGGCCGCATCATCGGAGCGTCTGGATGCGGCGTCGCGTGCGGCACGGACCCAATGGGCGCTCGCTCATCTGACCGGGGCGGCCGGTGCGCGCCAGATGCTGGCCATCCTCGACCATGTATTCGCGGGCGCTGCGGCACCTCCGGCATTCCCCCCGACGACGTGA
- a CDS encoding glycosyltransferase family protein: MPPRVFYFAPVSSDRLNGLHGTFLDVPAVRNKVLGVCSALKAAGRDAIVVSSVVPGPLRRLFSRAEDCHDHPVPMMVVPVAGRFVVKRMTAGLALLLFTLRTVRRGDRVVLYNFFPEYVFAALVLRLAGNPAILDIEDGPIAQDKDLISRVTRIAYPILDRLCARRRLTVSHQLARRMGFDTYMAIYGVADYFDVPEPAGDRFFGEELHVSFGGNIMPGTGSDLFAATVRLIVRDHPEAALHFHLTGHYDAALFADLAREVNGVGRLRLSLHGLVPAATYRALVGLSAVGLCLKLPSHSVGQTTFPSKVVEIAATGMLLLSTDVSDMRMVFDDETAVILETEAAEELAARLVWIEGNRQAAATRAAAGRQRVKERLSSAAVGAGLGAFLFD, from the coding sequence ATGCCGCCTCGCGTCTTCTATTTCGCCCCCGTATCCAGCGACCGGCTGAACGGCCTTCACGGCACGTTTCTGGATGTTCCGGCCGTGCGCAACAAGGTGCTCGGCGTCTGCTCCGCCCTCAAGGCCGCCGGCCGGGATGCGATCGTCGTCAGTTCCGTCGTCCCCGGGCCGCTCCGGCGCCTGTTCTCCCGAGCCGAGGATTGTCACGATCATCCCGTGCCGATGATGGTCGTCCCCGTGGCCGGACGCTTCGTGGTCAAGCGGATGACGGCGGGGCTCGCCCTGCTGCTGTTCACGCTGCGGACGGTGCGGCGCGGCGACCGGGTCGTCCTCTACAATTTCTTCCCCGAATATGTGTTCGCCGCCCTCGTTTTGCGGCTGGCCGGCAACCCGGCGATCCTCGACATCGAGGACGGCCCCATCGCGCAGGACAAGGACCTGATCTCCCGGGTGACCAGGATCGCCTATCCGATTCTGGACCGGCTCTGTGCCCGGCGTCGGCTGACGGTTTCCCACCAGCTCGCGCGCCGGATGGGCTTCGACACCTATATGGCGATCTACGGCGTGGCCGATTACTTCGACGTCCCGGAGCCGGCCGGCGATCGCTTCTTCGGCGAGGAACTCCATGTCTCCTTCGGCGGCAACATCATGCCGGGCACCGGGAGCGATCTCTTTGCGGCGACCGTTCGCCTGATTGTCCGAGACCATCCCGAGGCGGCCCTGCATTTCCATCTGACCGGCCATTACGACGCGGCCCTGTTCGCGGATCTGGCGCGAGAGGTCAACGGCGTCGGGCGTCTGCGCCTGTCGCTGCACGGCCTCGTCCCGGCGGCGACCTATCGGGCGCTGGTCGGACTGTCCGCCGTCGGCCTGTGCCTCAAGCTGCCGAGCCACAGCGTCGGCCAGACCACGTTTCCCTCCAAGGTTGTCGAGATCGCCGCCACCGGGATGCTGCTGCTGAGCACGGATGTGAGCGACATGCGCATGGTGTTCGACGACGAGACCGCGGTGATCCTCGAAACCGAAGCGGCGGAAGAACTGGCAGCGCGCCTGGTCTGGATCGAAGGCAACCGGCAGGCGGCGGCGACCCGGGCCGCGGCTGGGCGGCAGCGCGTCAAGGAACGGTTGTCATCGGCCGCCGTCGGGGCGGGGCTCGGAGCGTTCCTGTTTGACTAG
- a CDS encoding glycosyltransferase family 4 protein — protein sequence MIRVAFIVNATDAGWLGGVNYIANLCQAVMSLPDRRIEPVVFAAPQTPQVLLEGFRGIGIVRTSFVARRHPVRLLGKAVERAAGRNLVLETYLRAQGVAVLSHSPPLGPRAGLPAITWIPDFQYLHLPDLFPPSEIRRREIGYRQNVRQSRLVVLSSSSAQSDLSRFEPAALARSRVLRFVSGFGSPGEERAEFILRARYGIDRPYFYLPNQFWKHKNHAVVVEALARLRARGMPRLVISTGLMRDFRAPDHAEAVMARAVELGVADDFRALGVVPFPDVAALYRHAVAVINPSLFEGWSTSVEEAKSMGKSVILSDIPVHREQAPDRGHYFPPHDADALAAAMSDVAETASPDSDALFRAEAERLRPERFAAFGRAYQDIVLEAAGVSLAADAVTAAATSRSPISEP from the coding sequence ATGATCCGGGTGGCCTTCATCGTCAACGCCACCGATGCGGGCTGGCTCGGCGGCGTGAACTACATCGCCAATTTGTGTCAGGCGGTCATGAGCCTGCCCGACCGGCGCATCGAGCCGGTCGTGTTCGCCGCCCCCCAAACCCCGCAGGTGCTCCTGGAAGGGTTCCGGGGCATCGGGATCGTCAGGACGTCCTTCGTCGCCCGCCGCCATCCGGTTCGCCTGCTGGGCAAGGCGGTCGAACGGGCGGCCGGTCGCAACCTGGTGCTGGAAACCTATCTGCGCGCGCAGGGCGTCGCCGTCCTGTCGCACAGCCCGCCGCTCGGGCCGCGCGCCGGTTTGCCGGCGATCACCTGGATCCCGGATTTCCAGTATCTGCATCTGCCGGATCTGTTTCCTCCGTCCGAGATCCGTCGGCGGGAGATCGGCTATCGGCAGAATGTCCGGCAATCGAGGCTCGTCGTCTTGAGCAGTTCGAGCGCACAGAGTGATCTGTCGCGCTTCGAGCCGGCCGCGTTGGCCCGCAGTCGCGTCCTCAGATTCGTATCCGGGTTCGGCAGTCCGGGGGAGGAACGCGCCGAGTTCATCCTCAGGGCGCGATACGGCATCGACCGGCCGTATTTCTATCTGCCGAACCAGTTCTGGAAGCACAAGAATCATGCGGTTGTCGTGGAGGCGCTCGCGCGCCTTCGGGCGCGCGGCATGCCGAGGCTGGTCATCTCGACGGGCTTGATGCGCGATTTCCGCGCGCCGGACCATGCAGAGGCGGTCATGGCGCGGGCCGTCGAGCTTGGCGTCGCCGACGACTTCCGCGCGCTCGGCGTCGTTCCCTTTCCCGATGTTGCCGCTCTCTACCGGCACGCCGTCGCGGTCATCAACCCGTCCTTGTTCGAAGGCTGGAGCACCTCGGTGGAGGAGGCCAAGTCGATGGGCAAGAGCGTCATCCTGTCCGACATTCCGGTGCATCGGGAACAGGCGCCGGACCGCGGCCATTACTTCCCACCTCACGATGCGGACGCCTTGGCGGCGGCAATGTCGGACGTCGCCGAAACGGCTTCACCGGACAGCGATGCGCTGTTCCGAGCGGAAGCGGAGCGGCTGCGGCCGGAACGCTTCGCGGCGTTCGGCCGTGCCTACCAGGACATCGTTCTGGAGGCCGCGGGAGTGTCGCTGGCTGCCGATGCGGTCACCGCCGCCGCGACGTCTCGATCGCCGATATCCGAACCTTAG
- a CDS encoding NAD-dependent epimerase/dehydratase family protein, which produces MKALVTGAYGFIGRHVARRLAETGYRVAGVGHGVWALGEWRRWGLEAWHGVDVTLDTLATYGGEPDVIIHCAGSGSVAYSMSHPRQDFERSVLTTLAVLEYQRLYVPAARLVVPSSAGVYGLAETLPIRVDAPRNPVSPYGTNKVIVEDMARSYARHFSLNVAAVRLFSIYGIGLRKQLLWDASLKFSRGEIDFAGTGEETRDWLHVEDAARLIGAAAQAAGRHCPVFNGGTGVATSNRTVLEILARALRPGLLPRFSGQARPGDPQHYQADIASTRDLAWSPSRDLPTEVAAYAEWYARGAE; this is translated from the coding sequence GTGAAAGCTCTTGTCACCGGCGCCTATGGCTTCATCGGGCGCCATGTCGCCCGGCGTCTTGCCGAGACGGGATACCGCGTCGCCGGCGTCGGCCATGGCGTCTGGGCGCTCGGCGAGTGGCGCCGCTGGGGCCTGGAGGCGTGGCATGGCGTCGACGTGACGCTCGATACCCTGGCGACCTATGGCGGCGAGCCGGATGTGATCATCCACTGCGCTGGGTCGGGGTCGGTCGCCTACTCCATGTCGCATCCGCGTCAGGACTTCGAACGCTCGGTGCTGACGACCTTGGCCGTGTTGGAATATCAGCGCCTGTATGTGCCGGCGGCACGTCTCGTCGTTCCGTCCAGCGCCGGCGTCTACGGACTGGCAGAGACGCTGCCGATCCGGGTCGATGCGCCGCGCAATCCCGTGTCTCCCTACGGCACCAACAAGGTCATCGTCGAGGACATGGCCCGCTCCTATGCCCGGCACTTTTCACTGAACGTCGCGGCGGTGCGTCTGTTCTCGATCTACGGGATCGGGCTGCGCAAGCAGTTGCTGTGGGACGCCAGCCTGAAGTTCAGCCGCGGCGAGATCGATTTCGCCGGAACCGGCGAAGAGACACGCGATTGGCTGCATGTCGAGGACGCCGCCCGGTTGATCGGCGCGGCCGCGCAGGCGGCCGGCCGACACTGTCCGGTCTTCAACGGCGGGACCGGCGTCGCGACGTCCAACCGCACGGTTCTGGAAATTCTCGCCCGCGCGCTGCGGCCGGGTCTCTTGCCGCGCTTTTCCGGGCAGGCCCGACCGGGCGATCCGCAGCATTACCAGGCGGACATCGCCTCGACCCGGGATCTCGCGTGGAGCCCTTCGCGGGATCTGCCTACCGAGGTCGCCGCCTACGCGGAATGGTACGCGCGGGGGGCGGAATGA
- a CDS encoding acyltransferase produces the protein MTDNPRQEFVRPHADLLPRILRRLLRTPERFAQHFERKIKLASCVAEDGAVLYPACIIANNRARDNIRIGRQSRILARLETMGHGGDIQIGAYCFIGERTNIWSANSIVIGDRVLISHDVNIHDSNSHSFSARARHQHFLDIFSNGHPPILTDVPSAPIAIGNDAWIGFGATVLKGVTIGEGAVVAARSVVTKDVAPYTVVAGFPAKVIRHLDRDINEEIEVISDINKVT, from the coding sequence GTGACTGACAATCCTCGCCAAGAATTCGTCAGGCCGCATGCCGATCTTCTCCCGAGGATCCTGCGTCGCCTGCTCCGGACCCCCGAACGGTTCGCACAACATTTCGAGCGCAAGATAAAGCTGGCATCGTGCGTCGCCGAGGACGGTGCGGTCCTCTATCCGGCGTGCATCATCGCCAACAATCGAGCGCGGGACAACATCCGGATCGGCCGTCAGAGCCGAATTCTGGCTCGTCTGGAGACCATGGGGCATGGCGGCGACATCCAGATCGGCGCGTATTGCTTCATCGGCGAGCGGACGAACATATGGTCGGCCAATTCGATCGTCATCGGCGATCGCGTTCTGATTTCGCACGATGTCAATATTCACGACAGCAATTCGCATTCCTTCTCGGCCCGGGCGAGGCATCAGCATTTCCTGGACATTTTCTCCAATGGTCATCCGCCGATCCTGACCGACGTGCCCTCGGCGCCGATCGCCATCGGCAACGACGCCTGGATCGGGTTCGGGGCCACGGTCTTGAAGGGCGTCACGATCGGTGAGGGAGCCGTCGTCGCAGCGCGGAGTGTCGTCACCAAGGATGTGGCACCCTATACGGTCGTTGCCGGGTTTCCGGCGAAAGTCATTCGCCATCTCGATCGAGATATTAACGAAGAAATTGAAGTAATAAGCGATATAAATAAGGTTACATGA